One window of the Cydia amplana chromosome 26, ilCydAmpl1.1, whole genome shotgun sequence genome contains the following:
- the LOC134660327 gene encoding zinc finger protein 782-like, which yields MNKKPARTGPKIRITRAALRLKKSDDPPLFQPRALDEHKYIYTCQYCRLKFTQNSQFFRHMTSNHESQQKQATYECNNCQVVFSKKANLDLHCQTHHQVKSKSRCESCSITFKSRHCLRRHMKLKQLMTENACLNCHKKFTNKDRLAKHVKNKHTFKNVTHQCDICSVKFKEKESLLNHLNRIHKKL from the coding sequence ATGAATAAAAAACCCGCCCGTACTGGTCCGAAAATAAGAATAACTCGAGCGGCGTTACGACTGAAAAAAAGCGACGATCCTCCGCTATTCCAGCCGAGGGCACTCGACGAGCATAAATATATCTACACCTGCCAGTATTGCAGGTTAAAGTTTACTCAGAATAGTCAGTTCTTCCGCCACATGACGTCGAATCACGAGAGCCAGCAGAAACAGGCGACTTACGAGTGCAATAACTGTCAAGTCGTGTTTTCTAAGAAAGCTAACTTGGACTTGCACTGTCAGACGCATCATCAGGTCAAGAGTAAGTCGAGATGTGAGTCTTGCTCCATCACATTCAAGTCCAGGCACTGTCTGCGAAGACATATGAAGCTGAAACAGCTTATGACGGAGAACGCTTGCCTTAACTGTCATAAGAAGTTTACGAATAAAGACCGGTTAGCGAAACATGTCAAGAATAAGCATACGTTCAAAAACGTGACGCATCAGTGTGATATCTGCTCCGTCAAGTTTAAGGAGAAGGAATCGCTGCTGAACCATTTAAACCGTATCCACAAGAAGTTATGA